The Actinomycetota bacterium genome has a segment encoding these proteins:
- the tsaD gene encoding tRNA (adenosine(37)-N6)-threonylcarbamoyltransferase complex transferase subunit TsaD, which produces MAEGKEIKINESKQDVYILGVETSCDDTCASVVRNGNEILSNVVSSQNEIHEKYGGVVPEIASRKHLEMIDIVIKEALLKADITSSRINAVSVTNRPGLLGSLLVGVGAAKAFCYFKNIPLITVNHLKAHIFANILANPEIKGKAISLIVSGGHSSLYIMDEEFNIKEIGHTVDDAVGEAYDKIARYLGLGYPGGPAIDRIAKNGNPEFVNFTRPMTQSGDYNFSFSGIKTALIYLTKKNPDMLKEENLSDISASFQAAAVDALVAKTIRAARDYKTDKILVSGGVAANSRLREQFEAEGRKNNIAVYIPPVFLCMDNAAMVASLGYRHYIKKEFADLSADVFSRTDF; this is translated from the coding sequence ATGGCAGAAGGAAAAGAAATAAAAATTAATGAAAGCAAACAGGATGTATATATCCTGGGAGTGGAAACTTCTTGTGACGACACCTGTGCTTCAGTAGTTCGGAACGGAAACGAGATACTCTCAAATGTGGTTTCTTCCCAAAATGAAATACATGAGAAGTATGGGGGAGTGGTTCCGGAGATAGCTTCAAGAAAACACCTTGAGATGATAGATATTGTAATTAAAGAAGCTCTGCTAAAGGCAGATATAACCAGCTCCCGGATAAACGCCGTGAGTGTTACCAATCGTCCCGGTCTTCTTGGCTCACTGCTTGTCGGAGTAGGGGCGGCAAAGGCTTTCTGTTATTTTAAAAATATTCCACTTATCACTGTCAATCATCTTAAAGCTCACATTTTTGCAAATATTCTTGCAAACCCTGAAATAAAAGGCAAAGCAATTAGTCTTATTGTGTCCGGGGGGCACTCAAGCCTTTATATAATGGATGAAGAGTTCAATATAAAGGAAATAGGGCATACCGTTGATGATGCAGTCGGGGAAGCATATGACAAGATTGCGCGCTATCTGGGCCTTGGATATCCGGGCGGACCGGCAATAGACAGGATTGCAAAAAACGGAAATCCTGAGTTTGTAAACTTTACAAGACCAATGACACAGAGCGGAGACTATAATTTCAGCTTCAGCGGTATCAAAACAGCTCTTATATATCTGACCAAAAAAAATCCTGATATGCTAAAGGAAGAGAACCTTAGTGATATTTCCGCAAGTTTTCAGGCAGCAGCAGTTGATGCCCTTGTGGCAAAAACCATAAGAGCCGCCAGAGACTATAAAACAGATAAAATACTTGTAAGCGGCGGGGTTGCAGCCAATTCAAGGCTTCGGGAGCAGTTTGAAGCGGAGGGAAGGAAAAATAATATTGCTGTATATATCCCTCCTGTTTTTCTCTGTATGGACAATGCGGCAATGGTTGCCTCACTTGGCTACCGGCATTATATAAAAAAAGAATTTGCAGACCTGTCAGCTGATGTTTTTTCAAGGACAGATTTTTAA
- the tsaB gene encoding tRNA (adenosine(37)-N6)-threonylcarbamoyltransferase complex dimerization subunit type 1 TsaB, with protein MKILAIDSTSKNLSICISDGNDILSFVNDYRSLKHMQNIIGNIDKAFMNLPFGIHDIDLFAVNLGPGDFTGSRIGISIVKTFSMLSGKDAFGFNALDVFAFSSLFKNIKKIKKRIDRGGRAIIIPLMDVRNHEIFFSVYEAVVLEREPTAVSIKDIFNEFLNQNVIFISAEEGRNILIKKLYDKNILINKNEFVERFFQLLVQLKRLKQYTCSMYRSLFAEKPYDNKTGKPAVKKLEAIDCTLTGNAFFSYSSIFEELMARLSDTDNIKIIIEKNNRYTRAEHISRLAFFRALTGTGDKNIAPFYVRDFIPFGK; from the coding sequence ATGAAAATATTAGCGATAGACAGCACATCAAAAAATTTAAGCATATGTATAAGTGATGGCAATGATATTCTGTCATTTGTAAATGATTACAGAAGCCTGAAGCATATGCAAAATATCATCGGCAATATAGATAAAGCCTTTATGAACCTGCCATTCGGCATACATGATATTGATCTTTTTGCTGTAAATCTGGGTCCCGGTGATTTTACCGGTTCAAGAATAGGTATAAGTATCGTTAAAACATTTTCAATGCTTTCAGGAAAGGACGCATTCGGGTTCAATGCCCTGGATGTTTTTGCTTTTTCATCTCTTTTTAAGAACATAAAAAAGATAAAAAAAAGAATTGACAGAGGCGGAAGAGCAATTATTATTCCGCTGATGGATGTCAGAAATCATGAAATTTTCTTTTCAGTATATGAAGCAGTTGTTTTGGAAAGAGAACCGACAGCAGTTAGCATAAAAGATATCTTTAATGAATTCCTTAATCAGAATGTAATTTTTATTTCTGCTGAAGAAGGCAGGAATATTTTAATTAAGAAATTATATGATAAAAATATTCTTATTAACAAGAATGAATTCGTGGAAAGATTCTTTCAGCTGCTGGTTCAGCTTAAGAGATTAAAACAGTATACCTGTTCAATGTACCGGAGCCTGTTTGCAGAAAAACCTTATGACAATAAAACAGGAAAACCCGCAGTTAAAAAGCTTGAAGCTATTGATTGCACACTGACCGGAAATGCCTTTTTCTCCTACAGTTCCATCTTTGAAGAACTCATGGCAAGGCTGTCAGATACAGATAATATAAAAATCATTATTGAGAAAAACAATAGATACACCAGAGCAGAACATATAAGCCGCCTTGCTTTTTTCAGGGCGCTGACCGGGACAGGGGACAAAAATATAGCACCTTTTTATGTCCGGGATTTTATACCGTTTGGAAAATGA
- the tsaE gene encoding tRNA (adenosine(37)-N6)-threonylcarbamoyltransferase complex ATPase subunit type 1 TsaE has product MELVCKSQSAENTKEIGGKLASLTDKGDIILLSGELGGGKTTFISGIAQSLNSKQPVSSPSFTLINIYDCRKNKKPVGIVHCDLYRIDEINDISGIGLEDYIYNEDYIVLIEWAGRLKEGILKDFLEIKFEYIIDEKQNSDLEYSEKQHRKITFNSENKYWDRKITLLKTGLKNCI; this is encoded by the coding sequence GTGGAACTGGTCTGCAAATCCCAATCAGCTGAAAATACAAAAGAAATAGGAGGGAAACTTGCATCCCTTACGGATAAAGGGGATATAATTCTTCTTTCGGGCGAACTTGGCGGAGGGAAGACAACATTTATTTCCGGTATAGCGCAGAGCTTAAACTCAAAACAGCCGGTTTCAAGCCCCAGCTTTACCCTTATAAATATATATGACTGCAGGAAAAATAAAAAACCTGTCGGAATCGTGCATTGCGACCTTTACAGGATTGATGAAATCAATGATATTTCCGGAATAGGTCTTGAAGACTATATTTATAATGAAGACTATATTGTTCTTATCGAATGGGCAGGAAGACTGAAGGAAGGAATCCTTAAAGATTTTCTTGAGATAAAGTTCGAATACATTATTGATGAGAAACAAAACAGTGATTTGGAATATAGTGAGAAACAGCACAGAAAAATAACTTTTAATTCAGAAAACAAATACTGGGACAGAAAAATTACTTTATTAAAAACCGGTCTTAAAAATTGTATATGA
- a CDS encoding uracil-DNA glycosylase yields the protein MQRFSEKREELKKFFYEIKDCKNCSLGESRINFVFGSGSADSKIMFIGEAPGRNEDIQGKPFVGQAGRILDELLSMIGFERKNVFIANVLKCRPPKNRDPQLEEINNCMNYLFRQIQIINPEIICPLGRHSTQLILKTDKSITGLRGRVFKIDGRYVMPINHPAAVLYTPSRMELLKSDFLRIKKVIQVTEGKQTENELSVESSPDADRSVPSMENYSKEGISVSEKISDKEESPGRVPALNEDKPENKTSDQMELF from the coding sequence ATGCAGAGATTTTCTGAAAAAAGAGAAGAACTTAAGAAGTTTTTTTATGAAATAAAAGATTGCAAAAACTGCAGTCTTGGAGAAAGCAGGATTAATTTTGTTTTTGGAAGCGGCAGCGCTGATTCAAAGATAATGTTTATCGGGGAGGCTCCTGGCAGAAATGAAGACATTCAGGGCAAACCTTTTGTCGGACAGGCAGGCAGGATACTGGATGAACTTCTTTCAATGATAGGCTTTGAAAGGAAAAATGTTTTTATTGCCAATGTTTTAAAGTGCAGGCCCCCTAAAAACAGGGATCCGCAGTTGGAGGAAATAAATAATTGCATGAACTATCTTTTCAGACAGATACAGATAATCAATCCTGAAATAATATGTCCTCTTGGGAGGCACTCAACACAGCTGATACTCAAGACGGATAAAAGCATAACAGGATTAAGGGGAAGAGTTTTTAAGATAGACGGTCGTTATGTAATGCCTATAAACCACCCGGCAGCTGTTTTGTATACTCCCTCAAGAATGGAATTGCTTAAAAGCGATTTCCTGAGAATTAAAAAGGTGATACAGGTTACCGAGGGGAAACAGACGGAAAATGAACTTTCTGTCGAGTCTTCCCCGGATGCAGACAGGTCGGTGCCATCAATGGAAAATTATTCAAAAGAAGGAATTTCCGTTTCAGAAAAGATTTCTGATAAAGAAGAATCACCCGGTAGGGTTCCGGCTTTAAATGAAGATAAGCCTGAAAATAAAACTTCGGATCAGATGGAGCTTTTTTAG
- a CDS encoding alpha/beta hydrolase encodes MEKEIIFYSDGFKIAGTLSLPCRENEEEKLPVVIMSHGYGAGRNEFGDFILLAGKLAKEGFASLRFDCRGCGYSQYPLGRMLCATDWRQDLISAIHFCSAYPGIDPERIGLFGESMGGANVIAAAALEKISRCIVSLSPIADGFEWLQNNWSRNRGVKKFREFLDVLEEDNRRQAVYGRSNLVKMKDALNYEQRYLDLIDVLKNRFTDHEFTYYVELASVNSIIQLRPIDVVDRISPKPILLMAGKKDKIVPWEEHAGLLFEKAGDIKKLEVFEHGEHGLLAEPTKAEALACIIKWYKKYL; translated from the coding sequence TTGGAAAAAGAAATTATTTTTTACAGTGATGGTTTTAAGATAGCCGGGACGTTAAGCCTGCCATGCAGGGAAAATGAAGAAGAAAAACTTCCGGTTGTAATAATGTCTCACGGATACGGAGCCGGACGCAATGAGTTTGGCGATTTTATTTTATTGGCCGGAAAACTTGCAAAAGAAGGATTTGCATCGCTGAGATTTGACTGCAGGGGTTGCGGTTATTCTCAATACCCTCTTGGACGAATGCTTTGCGCCACAGACTGGCGGCAGGACTTGATTTCCGCCATACATTTTTGTTCAGCCTATCCCGGTATTGATCCCGAGAGGATAGGGCTTTTTGGAGAAAGCATGGGTGGCGCAAACGTGATTGCTGCAGCTGCTCTTGAAAAAATTTCCAGATGCATTGTTTCACTTTCTCCTATTGCGGATGGATTTGAATGGCTTCAAAATAACTGGTCCAGGAACCGCGGTGTGAAAAAATTCAGGGAATTTCTGGATGTATTGGAAGAAGACAACAGGAGACAGGCTGTTTACGGCAGGTCAAATCTGGTAAAAATGAAAGATGCTCTTAATTACGAGCAGAGATATCTTGACCTAATAGATGTTCTCAAGAACCGCTTTACGGATCACGAATTCACTTACTATGTTGAACTTGCGTCAGTAAATTCAATAATACAACTCAGGCCGATAGATGTTGTCGACAGAATATCGCCAAAGCCGATTCTTTTGATGGCGGGCAAAAAAGATAAAATAGTTCCGTGGGAAGAACATGCCGGGCTGCTTTTTGAAAAAGCAGGCGATATCAAAAAACTGGAAGTTTTTGAACACGGAGAGCACGGACTGTTAGCCGAACCGACCAAAGCTGAAGCGCTTGCCTGTATCATTAAATGGTATAAAAAATATCTGTAA
- a CDS encoding L-rhamnose mutarotase, with protein sequence MARYGMIWKIKPELKEQYKKDHDEIWPDMADALKKAGYCNYSIFFREDGTCFAYLENDNLEKGAAWIATTDVWARWQKAMDKYFVKSDENIVGPEIKNLEEVFHID encoded by the coding sequence ATGGCACGATACGGGATGATATGGAAGATAAAACCGGAACTTAAGGAACAGTATAAAAAAGACCATGATGAGATATGGCCTGATATGGCTGATGCGCTTAAAAAAGCCGGCTACTGCAACTATTCGATTTTTTTCAGGGAAGACGGTACTTGCTTTGCCTACCTTGAGAATGACAACCTTGAAAAAGGAGCTGCATGGATAGCAACAACTGATGTCTGGGCAAGATGGCAAAAAGCGATGGACAAGTATTTTGTAAAAAGTGATGAAAATATAGTAGGTCCTGAAATTAAAAATCTGGAAGAAGTTTTTCATATTGACTGA
- a CDS encoding TIM barrel protein gives MKLKVDAHLWCLGTYSERYVPGGYFEPFTVDEQLEIMSKINGLTGVFTFYPTPPLPEDPDKLVKKVENFGLKVSNLAVESWGDRKWKHGTFCNNDAKIRKEAVKLFKDAIDFAKAVKAESVLLWPAHDGYDYVFQTDYLASWKYMVETVREIGEYAKDLKIAIEAKLKDPRQKQFIGDTGKAMAFVNEVGLENVGCALDIGHALQASEGIGESVILLDHWKKLIQVHINENYKDADPDMIFGTVNFWEILEFFYYLNKTSYDGWCAIDIIAPRDDRKKSLELGVKLMWKFQKMAEKLLEYEKEIDNNLKGYKFTDNMDMITDLIFK, from the coding sequence ATGAAACTTAAAGTTGATGCGCATCTATGGTGTCTTGGCACTTATAGTGAAAGATATGTTCCCGGTGGTTATTTTGAGCCTTTTACCGTAGATGAACAGCTTGAAATAATGTCAAAAATAAATGGACTGACAGGTGTTTTTACTTTTTATCCGACTCCGCCGCTTCCTGAAGATCCGGATAAGCTTGTAAAAAAAGTTGAAAATTTCGGACTGAAGGTGTCAAATCTTGCGGTTGAAAGCTGGGGGGACAGAAAATGGAAGCACGGAACATTCTGCAATAATGATGCAAAAATAAGAAAAGAAGCAGTAAAGCTTTTCAAAGATGCAATTGATTTTGCAAAGGCGGTAAAAGCAGAGAGCGTTTTATTATGGCCGGCCCATGATGGCTATGACTATGTTTTTCAGACAGATTATCTTGCCTCCTGGAAGTATATGGTGGAAACGGTGAGGGAAATAGGGGAATACGCAAAAGATTTGAAAATAGCCATAGAAGCAAAGTTAAAAGATCCAAGACAAAAACAGTTTATCGGAGATACCGGCAAGGCAATGGCTTTTGTAAATGAAGTTGGTCTGGAAAATGTAGGTTGCGCCCTTGATATAGGACATGCACTTCAGGCATCTGAAGGAATAGGCGAATCTGTAATTTTACTGGATCACTGGAAAAAGCTTATACAGGTACATATAAATGAAAATTACAAAGATGCTGATCCGGACATGATTTTCGGAACGGTTAACTTCTGGGAAATACTTGAATTCTTTTATTATCTTAACAAAACCAGTTATGACGGCTGGTGCGCCATTGACATTATTGCTCCCAGGGATGACAGAAAAAAGTCGCTTGAACTCGGAGTAAAGCTTATGTGGAAATTTCAGAAAATGGCTGAAAAACTTCTTGAGTATGAAAAAGAAATAGACAATAATCTTAAAGGATATAAATTTACTGATAATATGGATATGATAACGGATCTTATATTTAAATAA
- a CDS encoding rhamnulokinase, whose amino-acid sequence MAEKNYLVFDYGASNGRAIIARYDGSRFDLEAVHRFENRPVYASGTLYWDILRLFSELKEGIIASKKNYKNIESLGIDTWGVDFALFDKNGKMISNPQHYRDSARSEAARIMENEGYTRKKLFMLTGGLILDIMGIYHFYDLKLSNSPILKIADKFLMIPDIFNYFLTGMMFNEFTEATTSIVYDLRNKTWSREILEFLGISENLFPEVVQPGTKIGNIQKDIAEELDIKPISVIASVSHDTASAVTGIPVIDKNKNWCFVSMGTWLVQGMETEKPIVNEDVYSSGFANEGGVEGRNLLSKNINGLWIIQQCMEKWRKDEGRNIAWPEIDEMFPRAEAFRSFIDVDDSVFLPPSPDMPKVIAEYCKEKGQKIPSGIGSVARCFYESLVLKIRYNVGRLENLTGRKVELMQLVGGGTNNRLLCQWIADALGVMVAAGPTETTAVGNLIAQMIGNGEIKSVEEGRQLCIDSADIKRYEPAGSEKAKWDTVYDKYIRIL is encoded by the coding sequence ATGGCTGAAAAAAATTATCTTGTTTTTGATTACGGGGCAAGCAATGGCAGGGCAATAATTGCCCGGTATGACGGTAGCAGGTTTGACCTGGAAGCAGTTCACAGATTTGAAAATCGGCCTGTTTATGCTTCAGGTACACTGTACTGGGATATACTGCGCCTTTTTTCTGAATTAAAAGAAGGCATTATTGCCTCAAAGAAAAATTATAAAAATATTGAATCGCTTGGAATAGATACATGGGGGGTAGATTTTGCGCTTTTTGATAAAAACGGAAAGATGATTTCAAATCCTCAGCATTACAGAGATAGTGCAAGATCAGAAGCTGCCAGGATAATGGAAAACGAAGGATATACAAGAAAGAAGCTATTCATGCTTACCGGAGGGCTGATACTTGATATTATGGGAATATATCATTTTTATGATTTGAAACTAAGTAATTCTCCCATTCTGAAAATAGCTGATAAATTTCTTATGATTCCTGATATTTTCAATTATTTCCTGACAGGAATGATGTTCAATGAATTTACCGAAGCTACTACTTCCATAGTATATGATCTAAGGAACAAAACCTGGAGCAGAGAGATACTTGAATTTCTTGGAATAAGCGAAAACCTTTTTCCTGAGGTGGTTCAGCCCGGTACAAAAATCGGGAATATACAGAAGGACATAGCAGAGGAACTGGATATAAAACCCATAAGCGTAATTGCGTCCGTATCACATGATACAGCTTCGGCAGTTACCGGAATTCCTGTAATTGATAAAAATAAAAACTGGTGTTTTGTGAGTATGGGAACCTGGCTTGTACAAGGCATGGAAACAGAAAAGCCTATAGTAAACGAAGATGTATATTCTTCCGGATTTGCAAACGAAGGAGGCGTAGAAGGAAGAAACCTTTTATCAAAAAACATTAATGGGCTCTGGATAATACAGCAGTGTATGGAGAAGTGGAGAAAAGATGAAGGAAGAAATATTGCCTGGCCGGAAATCGATGAAATGTTTCCCCGTGCGGAAGCATTCCGGTCTTTTATAGATGTAGATGATTCTGTATTCCTTCCTCCTTCTCCTGACATGCCAAAAGTTATTGCAGAATACTGCAAGGAAAAAGGGCAGAAAATACCTTCAGGTATCGGCTCGGTTGCGAGATGTTTCTACGAAAGCCTTGTTTTAAAAATCAGGTATAATGTCGGCAGGCTGGAAAATCTGACCGGCAGAAAAGTAGAGCTCATGCAGCTTGTTGGGGGAGGAACCAATAACAGGCTTTTATGTCAGTGGATAGCGGATGCTTTAGGGGTGATGGTTGCTGCAGGACCAACAGAAACAACTGCCGTTGGCAATCTTATTGCGCAGATGATAGGTAATGGGGAAATAAAAAGCGTGGAAGAGGGCAGGCAGTTATGCATAGATTCAGCAGATATAAAAAGATATGAACCTGCCGGCAGCGAAAAAGCAAAATGGGATACGGTTTACGATAAATATATCAGGATTTTATAA
- a CDS encoding ABC transporter permease — MNNLEAKNSKNRNVFKKALGIFTQTKTPTPSLIILYIIMVVIFAVSNDNFLTIVNFKGIFNNFAVYGIMAAGITIVMISGGFDLSIGSVAGLAGIVSAVLLMDAGAIPTPVVVILALVMGSVLGLINGLIITKVGINPIITTLGTLATIRGICYFWAKLNPRIYNDFIVNLGRKFLGNVIPYTTIYIVVIFVILSLILKFTRFGRDIYTIGGNENLARLAGIKVDRIKIITYVISGFFAAFAGLVLISQLGSGRPEYGDGAELEVLTIVVLGGVAVGGGKGNFLGVFIALLIIGSISNGMVMLDVPVYLRIVVKGALLVFAISLDAIRNRRRLQLY, encoded by the coding sequence ATGAATAATTTGGAGGCTAAGAATTCAAAAAACAGAAATGTATTTAAAAAAGCCCTTGGCATATTCACCCAGACAAAAACCCCTACGCCGTCATTAATTATACTATATATAATTATGGTAGTTATTTTTGCCGTTTCAAATGATAATTTCCTGACAATTGTAAATTTTAAGGGGATTTTTAATAACTTTGCTGTTTATGGGATTATGGCGGCCGGGATAACGATTGTTATGATTTCAGGAGGGTTTGATCTGTCAATAGGTTCCGTTGCCGGACTTGCAGGAATAGTTTCAGCAGTATTATTGATGGATGCCGGGGCAATTCCTACACCTGTGGTTGTAATACTTGCGCTTGTAATGGGAAGTGTTCTGGGGCTAATTAACGGACTTATCATAACCAAGGTTGGCATAAACCCCATTATCACGACTTTGGGCACGCTGGCTACAATAAGGGGAATATGCTATTTCTGGGCGAAACTTAATCCGAGAATCTATAATGATTTCATTGTGAACCTTGGTAGAAAGTTTCTGGGAAATGTCATTCCATATACGACAATCTATATAGTGGTCATATTTGTCATTCTTTCCCTCATACTGAAATTTACAAGGTTCGGCAGGGATATTTATACAATTGGCGGAAATGAGAATCTTGCACGCCTGGCAGGCATAAAGGTTGATCGGATAAAAATAATCACATATGTAATTTCAGGATTTTTTGCTGCTTTTGCAGGACTTGTCCTTATATCGCAGCTTGGTTCGGGAAGACCTGAATATGGTGACGGTGCTGAACTTGAAGTACTGACTATTGTTGTACTTGGCGGTGTTGCGGTCGGAGGAGGAAAAGGCAATTTTCTCGGAGTCTTTATAGCCCTTCTTATAATTGGGTCTATTTCCAACGGAATGGTTATGCTGGATGTGCCTGTTTACCTGAGAATTGTTGTGAAAGGTGCTTTGCTTGTATTTGCAATTTCTCTGGATGCAATTAGAAACAGGCGCAGATTGCAGCTATATTAA
- a CDS encoding ABC transporter permease gives MAETSFQESKQEKKKVGISNTLMLFIVLVIIIAFFGITSQIKFGQQFFFSVLNLIPMLSNISYVGIIACVLTMLLITGEIDFSIGGNIGLTGCLAALLLSKGINGVLVVLICLAAGTLMGVFNGFIVTRLGVNSIIATIGTMSIWRGIGYTLSNGESMLAFNPVIDYLGRGTIFKYIPFPIVLFIIVIIVTYIIMNRSKVGRRIYAIGVNPMASYLSGTNVRGIKFLLFIFCGAAASLGGLMLTSLSAVGMPQHGQGLELTVVSAVILGGTALSGGKGQILGTLAGVLILSVLYNGLTMLNIMYFYIQIVRGIVLILVVATYEIRQSRALRRV, from the coding sequence ATGGCTGAAACCAGCTTTCAAGAATCAAAACAGGAGAAGAAAAAAGTCGGTATAAGCAATACTTTAATGCTTTTTATAGTGCTGGTAATAATTATCGCGTTTTTTGGCATAACCAGCCAGATTAAATTCGGACAACAGTTTTTCTTTTCAGTTTTAAATCTTATTCCAATGTTAAGCAATATTTCATATGTCGGAATTATTGCATGTGTCCTTACGATGCTTCTCATAACGGGTGAAATAGATTTTTCCATAGGTGGCAATATCGGACTTACCGGTTGTCTGGCAGCACTCCTTTTAAGTAAAGGTATAAACGGCGTTCTGGTGGTATTGATCTGCCTTGCAGCAGGGACATTAATGGGAGTTTTTAATGGTTTTATAGTTACAAGACTGGGAGTCAATTCAATAATTGCCACTATAGGTACAATGTCTATATGGAGAGGAATAGGTTATACGCTTTCAAACGGGGAATCAATGCTGGCTTTTAATCCTGTCATTGATTATCTTGGCAGAGGGACAATATTTAAATACATCCCCTTCCCGATTGTTTTATTCATAATCGTCATTATTGTTACTTATATAATAATGAACAGAAGCAAGGTAGGCAGAAGAATTTACGCAATCGGCGTTAATCCAATGGCATCATATCTTTCAGGTACAAATGTAAGAGGAATAAAATTTTTATTATTTATATTCTGCGGGGCGGCTGCATCGCTTGGAGGACTGATGCTTACATCACTGTCGGCAGTGGGAATGCCCCAGCACGGACAGGGTCTTGAGCTAACGGTTGTTTCGGCAGTAATACTTGGAGGCACTGCTTTAAGCGGTGGCAAAGGACAGATACTTGGGACACTGGCAGGAGTTCTTATTCTCAGCGTTCTTTATAATGGGCTTACAATGCTTAATATCATGTATTTTTATATCCAGATCGTAAGAGGCATCGTTCTGATTCTTGTAGTAGCCACTTATGAGATAAGACAAAGCAGGGCGCTGCGAAGAGTTTAA
- a CDS encoding sugar ABC transporter ATP-binding protein, whose product MEKITKQFPGVLALDNVSIDLKKGEVLGILGENGAGKSTLIKILAGNYIKDDGEIFIDGQKFEINNPGEAMASGIRVIYQELNTLNNLTVAENIFIGEQLVKTGLKIVDWKSMVKKSKIILESLNVDLNPKAVMEDLSVSEKQVVEIAKALSKEAKILVMDEPTAALSEDDTKSLFRIIGTLKEKGVSIIYISHRLKEIFEITDRVTVLRDGKKVKTLVTGETNANELVSLMVGRDIKEMYPKREVPITEVVMEVKGMNAEGLKDISFELRKGEILGIFGLLGSGRTSLVKALFGANPIISGEIFIKGEKVSMKSPRKARDNKIGLVPLDRKIEGLALALGVKENITLANINELGKSFLINKRIEARKAEKWVNDLNIKTPGIDTEVNSLSGGNQQKVVLARWLESGSEVIILNEPTRGIDVGAKIEIYKLMQDLCEKGAAIIMVSSELPEILSIADRILVMSKGRFTEEYSKKEATEEKLLSAACI is encoded by the coding sequence ATGGAAAAGATAACCAAGCAGTTTCCGGGAGTTCTTGCCCTTGATAATGTTTCGATTGATTTAAAAAAGGGAGAAGTGCTGGGAATACTTGGTGAAAACGGTGCAGGAAAGTCCACCCTTATAAAGATTCTTGCAGGAAATTACATAAAAGATGACGGAGAGATATTTATAGATGGTCAAAAATTTGAAATAAATAACCCTGGCGAGGCAATGGCCTCGGGTATCAGGGTTATTTACCAGGAACTCAATACTTTAAATAATCTCACAGTTGCTGAAAATATTTTTATTGGAGAGCAGCTTGTTAAAACCGGTCTAAAGATAGTTGACTGGAAATCGATGGTTAAAAAATCAAAAATAATTCTTGAATCATTAAATGTGGATTTAAATCCAAAAGCAGTGATGGAAGATTTAAGTGTTTCAGAGAAACAGGTAGTTGAAATAGCAAAAGCTTTATCGAAAGAAGCAAAGATACTTGTTATGGATGAACCGACTGCTGCTTTAAGCGAAGATGATACTAAATCTCTCTTCAGGATAATAGGAACTTTAAAAGAAAAAGGTGTTTCAATTATTTATATTTCTCACAGGTTGAAAGAAATATTCGAAATTACAGACAGGGTAACTGTTTTAAGAGATGGGAAAAAAGTAAAAACTCTTGTTACCGGTGAAACAAATGCAAATGAACTTGTATCTCTTATGGTCGGAAGAGATATTAAAGAAATGTATCCTAAAAGAGAGGTTCCCATAACCGAGGTTGTTATGGAAGTAAAGGGAATGAATGCAGAGGGATTAAAGGACATATCATTTGAATTAAGAAAAGGGGAGATACTTGGCATTTTCGGATTGCTTGGTTCCGGAAGGACTTCGCTTGTAAAGGCGCTTTTTGGTGCAAATCCTATAATAAGCGGCGAAATTTTTATTAAAGGTGAAAAAGTAAGTATGAAAAGTCCAAGAAAAGCAAGAGACAACAAAATCGGACTTGTTCCTCTTGACAGAAAAATAGAAGGTCTTGCGCTTGCTCTCGGAGTTAAGGAGAATATAACTCTTGCAAATATAAATGAACTTGGAAAAAGTTTTCTAATAAATAAAAGAATAGAAGCCCGGAAAGCGGAAAAATGGGTTAATGATTTAAACATAAAGACTCCCGGAATAGATACTGAAGTAAACAGTCTTTCCGGAGGCAATCAGCAGAAAGTTGTGCTGGCAAGGTGGCTGGAAAGTGGTTCGGAAGTAATTATTCTTAATGAACCGACAAGAGGAATAGATGTAGGTGCAAAGATTGAAATATACAAACTTATGCAGGACTTGTGTGAAAAAGGCGCAGCTATAATAATGGTAAGCTCGGAGTTGCCGGAGATTTTATCCATTGCAGACAGGATATTAGTTATGAGCAAGGGTAGATTTACGGAAGAATATTCCAAAAAAGAAGCTACCGAAGAAAAATTATTAAGTGCAGCCTGTATATAA